In Solanum pennellii chromosome 7, SPENNV200, the following are encoded in one genomic region:
- the LOC107025339 gene encoding putative late blight resistance protein homolog R1B-16, whose amino-acid sequence MAYAALSSLMHTLQQLLQSKSPLICTGNTSIQQHVESLYQDLCDLQVFLENTTIEVKDIEDVKVLEEKIKDVVYKAEDRIDSSLRSIILLDNGDNDREMACKAFNEELQQVEKEVCFLKQEVMVIKFNKHIGFSKLPESTTFPSSRKSTIEEKTVVGMKDDLNSILNCINAQTKELIVISVVGMGGIGKTTLASKVFDDSMIRSQFDKHAWVTISQDYNKRQMLLEVVSSITGINQENMSNDKLLDTVYKGLKGRRFLVVIDDLWRTEALDLMRRIFPNDHNKSRIILTTRLKTVADYASSPDFPPHDMSFLSLDDSWNLFTERLFKKDPCPPQLEVIGKHIIQQCQGLPLSIVVIAGLLGNIGRTQDNWKKIEENLNSFFGKASEKCQAILSLSYNCLPQYLKACFLYIGSFPEDMEIHVSKLISSWIAEHFIKARSNTRLEVVAEEYLQELTDRSLILVRGRRANGRIKICKIHDLLRQMCIREAQIENVVHFTNNDISDGINDHRRVIIPYLIQDYFRDHPNHRNGKITTRSLIFLGRQSYEVTGIYYWPYSISDFKLLKVLDAHEIGFDFSRIIPQLVHLRYVDARVNDPSSLAKLFNLQSIIIYSQKKNVQLPTEIWTMSEIERVDITDVDMPNPPIGEQPLFMNNLHTLAVKSSAVVLKILRSIPNLNKLKINDVRRTEWYAFLDCLIVLQGLVTLNIQAAASLNSPFFLSRDIFLPNLTKLSLNSTFFPWEDMAVLAKLPNLEVLKADNAFWGTDWKLDEDVVFPKLNCLAVRHGNLERWEATSDNFPMLEELYLSWLHFLEEIPESIGEIMTLKSIEIRGCNSAVITSAKQIRENQEIYGNYEFQLRFVRY is encoded by the coding sequence ATGGCTTATGCTGCTCTATCTTCACTTATGCATACACTGCAACAACTCCTTCAGTCTAAATCACCTTTGATTTGTACTGGAAACACCTCTATACAACAACATGTTGAATCTCTTTATCAAGATCTATGTGATCTTCAAGTTTTTCTTGAGAACACCACAATCGAAGTCAAAGATATTGAAGATGTCAAAGTTTTAGAGGAGAAGATCAAAGATGTAGTCTACAAGGCAGAAGATAGAATTGATTCAAGCTTGAGAAGCATCATTCTACTAGATAATGGAGACAATGATCGCGAAATGGCTTGTAAAGCCTTCAATGAGGAATTGCAACAAGTGGAAAAAGAAGTTTGTTTTCTCAAGCAAGAGGTGATGGTGATCAAGTTTAACAAGCATATTGGATTTAGCAAATTACCAGAATCAACAACTTTCCCTTCATCACGAAAAAGTACAATCGAGGAAAAGACAGTTGTTGGGATGAAAGATGACCTCAATTCCATACTAAATTGCATCAATGCTCAGACAAAAGAGCTAATAGTCATATCAGTTGTTGGTATGGGTGGTATTGGTAAGACAACTCTTGCCAGTAAAGTTTTTGATGATTCAATGATTCGTTCTCAATTTGATAAACATGCATGGGTCACCATCTCTCAAGATTATAATAAGAGACAAATGCTTCTTGAAGTTGTCTCTTCAATTACTGGAATCAATCAAGAAAACATGAGCAATGATAAATTACTAGATACTGTGTACAAAGGTCTAAAGGGTAGAAGATTTCTAGTTGTCATTGATGATCTTTGGCGTACTGAGGCTTTGGATCTGATGCGAAGAATATTTCCAAATGATCACAATAAAAGCCGAATTATATTAACCACTCGTCTCAAAACTGTTGCTGATTATGCTAGCTCCCCTGATTTTCCTCCTCATGATATGTCTTTTCTAAGTTTAGATGATAGTTGGAATCTATTTACCGAAAGACTATTCAAAAAAGATCCTTGTCCTCCACAACTAGAAGTAATAGGGAAGCATATCATACAACAATGTCAAGGATTACCTCTATCCATTGTTGTCATTGCTGGACTTCTTGGCAACATAGGACGGACACAAGATAATTGGAAGAAAAttgaggaaaatttgaactcATTCTTTGGTAAGGCTTCAGAAAAGTGTCAAGCTATTCTTTCTTTGAGCTACAATTGCTTGCCTCAATACTTGAAGGCATGCTTTCTCTATATAGGAAGTTTTCCTGAAGATATGGAGATTCATGTTTCGAAGTTGATTAGCTCGTGGATTGCTGAGCATTTCATAAAGGCAAGAAGCAATACAAGGTTAGAAGTGGTGGCGGAGGAGTATCTACAAGAGTTAACAGACAGGAGTCTAATTTTGGTTCGTGGACGAAGGGCTAATGGAAGGATcaaaatatgtaaaattcatGATCTTCTAAGGCAGATGTGCATAAGAGAAGCTCAAATCGAAAATGTTGTGCATTTCACAAACAATGATATCTCAGATGGTATAAATGATCATCGTCGAGTGATCATTCCATATCTTATTCAGGATTATTTTCGTGATCATCCAAATCATAGGAATGGTAAGATTACAACCCGCAGCTTGATCTTTTTGGGACGTCAATCTTATGAAGTTACTGGAATATATTACTGGCCCTATAGTATTTCAGATTTCAAGCTGCTTAAGGTGTTGGATGCACATGAAATCGGCTTTGATTTCTCTCGTATAATACCTCAACTTGTACATTTGAGATACGTTGATGCAAGAGTTAACGATCCTTCTTCACTGGCCAAGTTGTTCAATCTACAATCCATAATCATTTATTCACAGAAGAAGAATGTGCAGCTCCCAACGGAGATTTGGACAATGTCCGAGATAGAACGTGTGGATATAACAGATGTAGATATGCCTAATCCTCCTATTGGAGAACAGCCTTTGTTTATGAATAACTTGCATACACTTGCTGTCAAGTCCTCTGCTGTTGTGTTGAAAATCTTGAGAAGCATTCCCAATCTGAATAAGCTAAAGATAAACGATGTACGGAGAACTGAGTGGTATGCTTTCCTTGACTGTCTTATTGTTCTACAGGGACTTGTGACACTAAATATACAAGCAGCAGCATCACTCAATAGTCCATTCTTTCTCTCTAGAGATATTTTCCTGCCTAATCTTACCAAACTGAGTTTAAATTCTACATTTTTTCCATGGGAAGATATGGCAGTGTTGGCTAAGTTACCAAATCTTGAGGTGCTCAAAGCAGATAATGCATTCTGGGGAACAGATTGGAAACTAGATGAAGATGTTGTGTTTCCTAAATTAAATTGTCTAGCAGTTCGTCATGGAAATCTGGAAAGATGGGAAGCAACAAGTGATAATTTTCCGATGCTTGAGGAACTATACCTGTCTTGGTTGCATTTCCTAGAGGAGATTCCAGAGAGTATTGGAGAAATAATGACGCTGAAATCAATCGAAATAAGAGGTTGTAACTCTGCAGTCATCACTAGTGCAAAGCAAATTcgagaaaatcaagaaatttatgGTAACTACGAGTTTCAACTTCGATTTGTGAGATATTGA
- the LOC107024089 gene encoding V-type proton ATPase subunit e1-like, whose product MGFLVTTLIFVAIGVIASLCARICCNRGPSTNLLHLTLIITATVCCWMMWAIVYLAQLKPLIVPVLSEGE is encoded by the exons ATGGGATTCCTGGTGACAACTCTAATTTTTGTTGCAATTGGTGTTATTGCATCTCTCTGCGCCAGAATCTGCTGCAATAGAGGGCCTTCTACTAATCt GTTACACCTAACATTGATTATCACGGCGACAGTGTGCTGTTGGATGAT GTGGGCGATTGTATATCTTGCACAGCTGAAACCACTCATCGTTCCAGTTTTGAGTGAAGGGGAGTGA
- the LOC107025342 gene encoding fatty acid hydroperoxide lyase, chloroplastic, which produces MYINSGIPCVKKQVEILIHCVLLILQIKNFTLDLLKRGSKTWVPTLLKELNTMFTTFEADLSKSNTASLLPALQKFLFNFFSLTILGADPSVSPEIANSGYIFLDSWLAIQLAPTVSIGVLQPLEEILVHSFAYPFFLVKGNYEKLVQFVKNEAKEVLSRAQTEFQLTEQEAIHNLLFILGFNAFGGFSIFLPTLLGNLGDEKNADMQEKLRKEVRDKVGVNPENLSFESVKEMELVQSFVYETLRLSPPVPSQYARARKDFKLSSHDSVYEIKKGELLCGYQPLVMKDPKVFDEPEKFVLERFTKKKGKELLNYLFWSNGPQTGRPTESNKQCAAKDMVTLTASLIVAYIFQKYDSVSFSSGSLTSVKKAS; this is translated from the exons ATGTATATAAATAGTGGAATACCTTGTGTAAAGAAACAAGTCG AAATTCTTATACATTGTGTATTGTTGATTTTGCAGATTAAGAATTTTACACTGGATCTTCTAAAAAGAGGCTCAAAAACATGGGTGCCTACACTACTTAAAGAGCTTAATACAATGTTCACAACTTTTGAAGCAGATCTTTCAAAATCCAATACAGCTTCTCTTCTTCCTGCACTCCAAAAATTCCTCTTTAACTTCTTCTCCCTCACTATCCTCGGCGCTGATCCATCAGTCTCCCCGGAAATCGCCAATTCTGGCTACATCTTTCTTGATTCATGGCTAGCTATTCAATTAGCACCTACTGTCAGCATTGGTGTCCTTCAACCTCTTGAAGAAATTTTAGTCCATTCTTTTGCATACCCTTTTTTTCTTGTCAAAGGTAATTATGAAAAACTCGTTCAATTCGTCAAAAATGAAGCCAAGGAAGTTTTAAGCAGGGCACAAACAGAGTTTCAACTCACAGAACAAGAAGCCATTCATAACCTTTTGTTCATTCTTGGGTTCAATGCTTTTGGTGGCTTCTCCATTTTCTTGccaactcttttgggaaatcttGGAGATGAGAAAAACGCGGATATGCAAGAGAAACTGAGAAAAGAAGTGAGAGACAAAGTCGGCGTAAATCCAGAAAACTTGAGTTTTGAAAGTGTTAAAGAAATGGAACTTGTTCAGTCTTTTGTTTATGAAACACTTAGGCTTAGTCCACCAGTACCAAGTCAATATGCAAGAGCAAGAAAAGATTTTAAACTGAGTTCACATGATTCAGTTTACGAAATCAAGAAAGGGGAACTTCTTTGTGGTTATCAGCCATTAGTCATGAAAGATCCAAAGGTGTTTGATGAACCTGAAAAGTTTGTGTTGGAGAGATTTacaaagaaaaaagggaaagaattGCTGAATTATTTGTTTTGGTCTAATGGTCCACAAACTGGGAGACCTACTGAATCAAACAAGCAATGTGCTGCTAAAGATATGGTTACTCTAACTGCTTCTTTGATTGTGGCTTACATTTTCCAAAAGTACGATTCTGTGAGTTTCTCATCTGGTTCACTCACATCTGTGAAAAAGGCTAGTTGA